A single genomic interval of Cupriavidus necator harbors:
- a CDS encoding LysR substrate-binding domain-containing protein yields the protein MFKAREGSERLAKEVTLRQFRYFVAAAETGQFSMAATAEHVSQSAITNAVLALEQRLAVRLFERRPHGVTLTAEGHLFFQHARQILDSVEDALREPRFQVHGLQGSVRLAASYTVLGYFLPGLLARFRTNYPDIELDLLDMDRPDIERAVLAGEIELGIALLSNLERPQRFQRHTLMRSRRQLWTSSSHPLLAVERPSLRDIAAYPYILITVDEAEESTLRYWRSHRLAPKVAFRTGSMEALRGLVAHGFGVTVLSDMVYRPWSLEGKQIEARPIANAVPDMEVGMLWQPGRKLGKPADALREFLIHACGS from the coding sequence ATGTTCAAGGCGCGCGAAGGCTCGGAAAGACTGGCCAAGGAAGTCACGCTGAGGCAGTTCCGCTACTTCGTCGCGGCCGCGGAGACCGGGCAATTCTCGATGGCCGCGACCGCCGAGCATGTCTCGCAGTCGGCCATCACCAATGCCGTGCTGGCGCTTGAGCAGCGCCTGGCGGTACGCCTGTTCGAGCGCCGGCCCCATGGGGTGACGTTGACGGCAGAAGGCCACCTCTTCTTCCAGCACGCCCGCCAGATCCTGGATTCGGTCGAGGATGCGCTGCGCGAGCCGCGCTTCCAGGTGCACGGGTTGCAGGGCAGCGTGCGCCTTGCCGCCTCCTATACGGTGCTGGGCTACTTCCTGCCGGGGCTGCTGGCGCGCTTTCGCACCAACTATCCGGACATCGAACTGGATCTGCTCGACATGGACCGGCCCGATATCGAGCGGGCCGTGCTGGCGGGGGAGATCGAGCTGGGCATCGCGCTGCTGTCGAACCTGGAGCGGCCCCAGCGCTTCCAGCGCCATACGCTGATGCGATCCCGGCGCCAGTTGTGGACTTCGTCCAGCCATCCGCTGCTGGCCGTCGAGCGCCCTTCGCTGCGCGATATTGCGGCCTATCCGTATATCCTCATCACCGTGGACGAGGCCGAGGAATCCACGCTGCGTTACTGGCGCAGCCACCGGCTCGCACCCAAGGTCGCATTCCGGACCGGCTCGATGGAGGCCCTGCGCGGGCTGGTGGCGCATGGCTTCGGCGTCACCGTGCTGTCCGACATGGTGTATCGCCCGTGGTCACTGGAGGGAAAGCAGATCGAGGCCCGCCCGATTGCCAATGCGGTGCCGGACATGGAGGTTGGCATGCTGTGGCAGCCCGGGCGCAAGCTGGGCAAGCCGGCGGATGCGCTGAGGGAGTTCCTGATTCACGCGTGCGGGAGCTGA
- a CDS encoding LysR family transcriptional regulator: MPQRGFRPGPPDRADGLSASFAASYAGIIAFMAVATEGSFSKAGERLGIGRSAVSRNVLKLETQLSTRLFLRTTRTTQLTREGERFFENCHQGVAHIVEAMNDMLELRLGPPSGLLRISATAGFGRKVVAPLLSKFSAAYPDISLDLVLDDRPTDFAAGNIDVAFRNGRIEDSSIVAKQLIPMQMAVCASPAYAARHGLPSTLEDIARHECINTRIAGARILEWEFKVEGHVRKVVPAARLTFNDPELVLAAVLDGLGIAQMAGYQACDRIARGELVIAMGRYAPDDRGHYICYLSRQHLPSRIRVFVDFMTEEIRALNLHCLADFYTDYSTTGYRSFR; this comes from the coding sequence ATGCCGCAGCGGGGCTTTCGCCCCGGCCCGCCGGATCGCGCGGACGGGCTGTCCGCCAGTTTCGCGGCAAGCTACGCCGGCATCATCGCCTTCATGGCGGTCGCCACCGAGGGCAGCTTCTCCAAGGCGGGCGAGCGGCTGGGCATCGGCCGCTCAGCGGTCAGCCGCAACGTCCTGAAGCTGGAAACGCAGCTGAGCACCCGGCTGTTCCTGCGCACCACGCGCACCACCCAACTGACCCGCGAGGGCGAGCGCTTCTTCGAGAACTGCCACCAGGGCGTGGCGCATATCGTCGAGGCCATGAACGACATGCTGGAACTGCGCCTTGGACCGCCAAGCGGCCTGCTTCGCATTAGCGCGACGGCCGGCTTCGGCCGCAAGGTGGTGGCGCCGCTGCTGTCGAAGTTCTCGGCGGCTTATCCGGACATTTCCCTGGACCTGGTGCTCGATGACCGGCCAACGGACTTCGCGGCCGGGAACATCGACGTCGCGTTCCGCAATGGCCGCATCGAGGATTCAAGCATCGTTGCGAAGCAGCTGATCCCGATGCAGATGGCTGTGTGCGCGTCTCCTGCCTACGCGGCGCGGCATGGACTACCGTCGACGCTGGAGGATATCGCCCGGCACGAATGCATCAACACCCGCATCGCCGGCGCGCGCATCCTTGAATGGGAATTCAAGGTCGAGGGGCATGTGCGCAAGGTTGTGCCTGCCGCAAGGCTGACGTTCAATGACCCTGAGCTGGTGCTGGCGGCGGTGCTCGACGGGCTGGGCATCGCGCAGATGGCGGGCTACCAGGCCTGCGACCGCATCGCCCGCGGCGAACTGGTCATCGCCATGGGACGGTATGCGCCTGACGACCGCGGGCATTACATCTGTTACCTCAGCCGCCAGCACCTGCCCTCGCGCATCCGCGTTTTTGTTGACTTCATGACTGAAGAGATCCGGGCGCTCAATCTGCATTGCCTGGCGGACTTCTACACGGACTACTCGACGACAGGCTACCGGTCCTTCAGATAG
- a CDS encoding GlxA family transcriptional regulator, giving the protein MSLLDLTGPQTVFWAASRFARERGFAGYRSYLASEHGGLVASAEGTAVQAMALSEIDLQHIDTIILPGAPEMVRVLDSATSLVAWLQQAAGQVRRVASVCSGAFLLAQAGLLDGRRAATHWAMHAQFRARFAAVELDRDAIFVRQDRIWTSAGVTTGIDMALALVEDDYGHDISLSAARELAVFIKRPGTQPQISEILLAQSRHVPLFEALHLWIIENLSREGLSVEQLAEQVGMSPRNFARVYKQKTGRTPAKGVEHFRLEAARRLLQDLHLPVEQIARQCGFGSEERMRLTFQRNLGFSPSEYRSKVTG; this is encoded by the coding sequence ATGAGCCTGCTTGATCTCACCGGACCGCAAACCGTGTTCTGGGCTGCCTCCCGGTTTGCACGCGAACGCGGCTTCGCCGGCTACCGGAGCTATCTGGCAAGCGAGCACGGCGGCCTGGTTGCCTCGGCCGAAGGCACCGCCGTGCAGGCCATGGCGCTCTCGGAAATCGATCTGCAGCACATCGATACGATCATCCTCCCGGGTGCCCCCGAGATGGTCAGGGTGCTCGACAGCGCCACCTCGCTGGTCGCCTGGCTGCAGCAGGCCGCCGGACAGGTACGCCGCGTTGCCTCGGTCTGCAGCGGGGCCTTCCTGCTTGCGCAAGCGGGCTTGCTTGACGGCAGGCGCGCTGCCACTCACTGGGCGATGCATGCGCAGTTCCGCGCGCGCTTTGCCGCGGTCGAACTGGACCGGGACGCCATTTTCGTCCGCCAGGACCGCATCTGGACCTCGGCCGGCGTGACCACCGGCATCGACATGGCGCTTGCGCTGGTCGAGGACGACTATGGCCACGATATCTCGCTGAGCGCGGCCAGGGAGCTGGCGGTCTTCATCAAGCGGCCGGGCACGCAGCCACAGATCAGCGAGATCCTGCTGGCGCAGAGCCGGCACGTGCCGCTGTTCGAGGCGCTCCATCTATGGATCATCGAAAACCTGTCGCGGGAAGGGCTGTCAGTGGAACAGCTCGCCGAACAGGTCGGAATGAGCCCCCGCAACTTTGCCCGGGTCTACAAGCAAAAGACCGGGCGCACCCCGGCCAAGGGGGTTGAGCATTTCCGGCTGGAAGCCGCACGCCGGCTGCTCCAGGACCTGCATCTGCCGGTGGAGCAGATCGCAAGGCAGTGCGGCTTCGGCAGCGAGGAACGGATGCGCCTTACGTTCCAGCGCAACCTGGGCTTCTCGCCCAGCGAGTATCGGTCGAAGGTGACCGGCTGA
- a CDS encoding SDR family oxidoreductase: MKIVVIGGTGLIGSKVVARLAGQGHEVVAASPQTGVNALTGEGLSQALAGAQVVVDVANSPSFADDAVLHFFETSGRNLAAAEKAAGVAHHVALSVVGTDKLSQSGYFRGKIAQEALIRNAGIPYTIVRSTQFLEFLGGIVQSGADGDSVRLSSASIQPIASDDVAEAVADHALADPVNGIVDIAGPERFHLSDLVQRYLDATKDPRKVVVDGKARYFGAELQDDTLVPEGPARLGKTAFEAWLRQSQKPKA; the protein is encoded by the coding sequence ATGAAGATCGTTGTGATTGGAGGTACTGGCCTGATCGGCAGCAAGGTCGTCGCCCGGCTTGCCGGGCAAGGCCATGAAGTCGTTGCCGCGTCTCCGCAGACCGGCGTGAATGCGCTGACAGGCGAAGGCCTGAGCCAGGCACTTGCCGGGGCGCAGGTTGTCGTGGACGTGGCCAACTCGCCATCGTTCGCGGATGATGCCGTCCTGCATTTCTTCGAGACGTCCGGCCGCAACCTTGCGGCGGCGGAGAAGGCAGCCGGTGTCGCGCACCATGTGGCGCTGTCAGTGGTCGGCACGGACAAGCTCTCACAAAGTGGCTACTTCCGCGGCAAGATTGCGCAGGAAGCGCTGATCCGGAACGCCGGCATCCCTTACACCATTGTCCGCTCCACGCAGTTCCTCGAATTCCTTGGCGGCATCGTCCAGTCGGGCGCCGATGGCGATTCCGTGCGCCTGTCATCCGCATCGATCCAGCCGATTGCCTCGGATGACGTGGCCGAAGCTGTGGCCGACCACGCCCTTGCCGATCCCGTCAACGGCATCGTCGATATCGCCGGGCCGGAACGCTTCCACCTGAGCGACCTCGTGCAACGCTATCTCGATGCCACCAAGGATCCGCGCAAGGTTGTCGTCGATGGCAAGGCCCGCTATTTCGGCGCCGAACTGCAAGACGATACGCTGGTACCGGAAGGCCCGGCACGCCTGGGCAAGACCGCTTTCGAAGCGTGGCTGCGACAGAGCCAGAAGCCGAAGGCCTGA
- a CDS encoding Ohr family peroxiredoxin — translation MDNKGLQAPPLSLLDKYRGQGFHALYTTTVTVSGGETGHGRASGVARSDDGNLVIDLRLPAALGGPGHGHGTNPEQLFAAGYAACFHGALNLLAQRSNVSVDNLAVEVEIAFGRDPVDGGFALAADIRVRMPGVQRQVAEELVRNTERFCPYVKMARQGIVSVVAVVD, via the coding sequence ATGGACAACAAGGGGCTGCAAGCCCCCCCGCTGAGCCTGCTCGACAAGTATCGCGGGCAGGGCTTCCACGCCCTCTACACCACGACCGTCACCGTCTCGGGCGGGGAAACCGGACACGGCCGCGCCTCGGGCGTGGCGCGTTCCGACGACGGCAATCTTGTCATCGACCTGCGGCTGCCGGCGGCGCTGGGCGGCCCCGGCCACGGCCACGGCACCAATCCCGAGCAGTTGTTCGCCGCGGGATATGCCGCCTGCTTTCATGGGGCGCTGAACCTGCTGGCCCAGCGATCCAATGTCAGCGTCGACAACCTCGCAGTGGAAGTGGAGATAGCGTTCGGCCGCGATCCCGTTGACGGCGGCTTCGCGCTGGCCGCGGACATCCGGGTCAGGATGCCTGGCGTGCAACGACAGGTGGCGGAAGAACTGGTGCGCAATACCGAGCGCTTCTGCCCCTATGTGAAGATGGCCAGGCAGGGCATTGTCAGCGTCGTGGCAGTGGTTGACTGA